CCAAGGGTTCCGCTACCGCCTCCACCGTCGTGACCTTCCCGGCACTCCGGATATTTTCGTATTGAAGTACGGCGTGGTCATTTTCATCAACGGTTGCTTCTGGCACCAGCATGGCTGCAAGCTCACCAGCCGCCCCAAGAACAATTCTGAATTCTGGGACAACAAGTTCAACAACAACGTGGTTCGCGATATCAAGACAAACTGGAAGCTTTCACTGGAAGATTACCGCGTGGCTACCATCTGGGAATGTTCATTGCTTGGCGCCGACGCACAGGCCCGCACCATGGAACGTCTCGCCGCCTTCATCAAGAGCGACGAGGAATCCATCGAGATATAATC
The Fibrobacter sp. genome window above contains:
- a CDS encoding very short patch repair endonuclease, with the translated sequence MRKKRTTKKAPLTRSQMMQAVHSKNTKPEIIVRRGLFHQGFRYRLHRRDLPGTPDIFVLKYGVVIFINGCFWHQHGCKLTSRPKNNSEFWDNKFNNNVVRDIKTNWKLSLEDYRVATIWECSLLGADAQARTMERLAAFIKSDEESIEI